TTTCGTTTCCATCTGAATGTCCACTCAAGAACAGCCTCGTGATATGACCAAATCCAGCGCTAGTAATGAAAATTCCGTCAAGaatgataagaagaagaaggtatatGTCGAGGCTTTGTAGCTCAGCTTGTCCTCCTTCGACAGGGTTCCTGTAATTATATTACGTGGTTGATCTTCTCGTTTACCTTTCATTGCCAGTCCATCATACCAAATATTTTTAGCAAGAAGGGGAAGAATGGGGGAAGTGCAAATGACGATATATTCCCGCGGAGGGATATTGTTTATGGTATACAATCTTTTTTGAATAATTTCTTTGATAGTTTCATGTCATTTGTCCAAAGTAgcatattttttaagtttttcGTGACATGcatttttcttgtttctttgtttttccaAATTTGATAGATTTAGAGAGGAGGTACATGATAAGGAGAAGTTTCATGGACACATCTCCAGTTATCAGAAAAAGCTTTTCAGGTGGCTTGTGGAAATTTTGATCTCAATACATCCATTGTGGTTGATTGCTTGAATTCCAGCATAGCACAGAGATTAGCTATGTATAAGCCAgacttttatttttgatttgcTTCTCTTCAGATAGACACTCGAGCTCACGCATCGAAGGTCTGAATCTATGCAGCTTCGAACGGCCATGCCGGCAACCTTCTGAAATTCAGGAATTCCGGTAGGATGATATGTGATTCGTTCATGTCGAGTTGTATTCGGAGAGCCATGCTTTCAGCCTAATATTTCTTATGTGATGAAATTTTGTGCATTGCAGGATATTTGTGGCAACATGGAATGTAGGGGGGAAGCCTCCACACAATGGTATCAACCTAGAAGATTTTCTACAAGTAGAAGGATCCTCAGACATCTATATCTTAGGGTAGGGGAAGCTATATCTGATGTTTTAGTTTTCTATCTTGATATGGAACAAATAATTAAACACACAATCTGGTACAATGGCATCACTAAAGATATATAAGTTTGATCCCAAGAAATTGTAAATGCTTTGTGAATCCAATTATGATGAAGCTGATCCAAATCGACTTTCTACATTAACAAATTGAATGCATGTCCATTTGCACATTTGGAGAAGGATCTCTTCACCATTCTTAACTCATTCACATTGTGTGATTAAGTTTGTATTGAGGGGTTATTGGTGATAGCCTTATTTCATTTAATCTGGGTGGATCTATGGATCCTACTTTGTAATTATTTCCTATTCAAGGCCAGCAATTTCAACCCAAAAAATACCACTTACAGTCATTGTGACAAGCCATTTAACCATTCAACGTAAGTTATTAATTAATGAGCCGATATATCGTACGAGTCAGATATATTACATCAACTATGGCTTCTTTATAAGTAATGTTAGGGAAATCTCTCAAAATTTATTATAAGAAATGTGCCATGCAAATCCTTAAACTCCATGGGTAGTACGTGAAACTAGCATTCTCTTCACCAATAACTGCAAATGCGGAGAAGCCATTCATTTAGACGAATCAAGCCAGTCTTTCATATTGTTCGTTCAGTTGATCCTGACAAAGAATTGAAGGGAAAAATATTTAGCTATTAGGAGCTTTCCTTCTATTATATCAGCACTAGTCTTCTTCATGCATGCATTAGAATCCACTAACCATGGACTAGAATAATGTGGTGTTCTTTCTTCTCTGTATTTCCTTCACAGGTTTCAGGAAATAGTTCCTTTAAACGCAGGGAATGTGTTGGTGATTGAGGACAATGAGCCTGCTGCGAAATGGCTCGCCCTCATCAGCCAAGCTCTCAACAAGCCCCAAGACCAGTCCTCCAGGGATGACTCCTCTGATCCCAACACTGGCTCAAAACAAAGTAAAGATTCCAAGTCCACGAGCGGCCTCCCCTTCTTCCAAAAGCCTTCACTCAAGGTCCTCAGCAAGAACTATCGTGTTGATAGTGCTCTTGTTAAGACCTGCAATTGCGGATCGGAGCCCTCCAGCGTCCGGCGAAGGGCAAGAGAGCTCAGGGAGTTCGTCCAGAGAATTGAGTCCACCGACGAGGACTCTCCGATTACAAAGTTTGCAGGCTCCGATCAGCAAAACCAGATGAACTACTGTTTGATCTCGAGCAAGCAAATGGTTGGTATCTTCCTCTCCGTGTGGGTCAGGAGTGAGCTGGTGCAACACATCGGCCACCTTAGGGTGGCCACCTTGGGGAGAGGGATCATGGGCTGCCTTGGTAACAAGGTCAGACACAAACTTCAGCCTCATTAGCCCCCCATTAA
Above is a window of Phoenix dactylifera cultivar Barhee BC4 unplaced genomic scaffold, palm_55x_up_171113_PBpolish2nd_filt_p 000190F, whole genome shotgun sequence DNA encoding:
- the LOC103720325 gene encoding type I inositol polyphosphate 5-phosphatase 5-like, producing MSTQEQPRDMTKSSASNENSVKNDKKKKSIIPNIFSKKGKNGGSANDDIFPRRDIVYDLERRYMIRRSFMDTSPVIRKSFSDRHSSSRIEGLNLCSFERPCRQPSEIQEFRIFVATWNVGGKPPHNGINLEDFLQVEGSSDIYILGFQEIVPLNAGNVLVIEDNEPAAKWLALISQALNKPQDQSSRDDSSDPNTGSKQSKDSKSTSGLPFFQKPSLKVLSKNYRVDSALVKTCNCGSEPSSVRRRARELREFVQRIESTDEDSPITKFAGSDQQNQMNYCLISSKQMVGIFLSVWVRSELVQHIGHLRVATLGRGIMGCLGNKGCIAMSMSLHRTTFCFVCSHLASGEKGGDELRRNSDVNEILKSTQFPRICKTPGRRIPEKILEHDRVIWFGDLNYRVALSYDETRVLLEDNDWDALLEKDQLKLEKEAGRVFNGWKEGKIYFAPTYKYSHNSDSYAGETVKSKKKRRTPAWCDRILWHGNGIEQLQYIRGESRFSDHRPVCAVFVAQVDMSNGGRGRMVYSSVGSRIPFDELIPQRHSFYEF